A window of Rhododendron vialii isolate Sample 1 chromosome 11a, ASM3025357v1 contains these coding sequences:
- the LOC131307698 gene encoding RING-H2 finger protein ATL29-like: MTPDSVGNTQQTYSSPPVTIILTIVLLVLFFVGFFSIYFCRCFLENLIYGWYFRRNSAGTTVGPGCTDGRPGLDPLIINSFPTFTYSSVKDYRKEKYGLECAICLSEFVGDDVLRLLTPCCHVFHQECIDLWFELHKTCPVCRRSLDSVEESFQKSPAPPAHYHSPMHEINEDEPLEDTFSITIKDNNDEDRGGQSEGGVVATNSATHTSDQQIGDGQKKMEKFSRSHSTGHSIVRRGEDRFTLRLPEHLHAKLVRGHNWTGSCTTFGEFKSKTSAGNGGFGEVSDFSGDVRRV; the protein is encoded by the coding sequence ATGACACCAGACTCTGTCGGTAACACGCAGCAAACGTATAGCTCCCCCCCGGTGACCATAATCCTCACCATAGTACTCCTTGTGCTTTTCTTTGTGGGTTTTTTCTCCATATACTTTTGCAGGTGTTTCTTGGAAAACCTAATCTATGGTTGGTATTTCCGGCGCAACAGTGCCGGAACCACGGTGGGCCCCGGGTGCACCGATGGTCGTCCGGGCCTGGACCCTTTGATCATCAACTCGTTTCCCACGTTCACATATTCAAGTGTCAAAGACTACAGGAAAGAAAAATACGGGTTAGAATGCGCCATTTGTCTCTCGGAGTTTGTAGGCGACGACGTTCTTCGCCTTCTGACTCCATGTTGCCACGTGTTTCACCAAGAGTGCATTGACCTCTGGTTCGAGTTACACAAAACATGTCCGGTGTGCCGGCGGAGCCTCGACTCCGTAGAGGAATCCTTTCAAAAGTCACCGGCCCCGCCGGCACATTACCACAGTCCCATGCATGAGATTAATGAGGATGAGCCATTGGAAGATACGTTCAGCATTACAATAAAGGACAACAATGACGAGGACAGGGGAGGACAAAGCGAGGGAGGGGTGGTGGCCACGAATAGCGCCACCCATACGAGTGATCAACAAATTGGTGATGGGCAAAAGAAGATGGAAAAATTTTCGAGGTCTCATTCCACCGGGCATTCGATAGTTAGGAGGGGCGAAGACAGGTTCACGTTGAGACTGCCTGAACATTTGCATGCAAAACTCGTAAGGGGGCATAATTGGACCGGAAGTTGCACCACTTTTGGAGAATTCAAGAGTAAAACGTCCGCCggtaacggtggttttggggaGGTATCGGACTTTTCCGGTGATGTCAGGAGAGTGTAA